In Embleya scabrispora, the DNA window CAGATCAACGATGTCCGCGTGGTGGCCGGGACCTGGTTCAATGGCACGCCGCCGGGCGACATCGTGATCGACGACGTCAAGGTGCTGCCGCCGTACGTGTTCAAGGTGATCGGCAATCCGCAGGATCTCCAGCCCGCGCTGAACATCCCCGGAGGCGTGGTGAAGACGCTGGAGAAGAAGCAGGCGGGGGCCATCGTCACCCCCTCGCAGGACGTGCAGATCGACGCCTTGCGGCCTGCGAACAAGCCTGGTTACGCTCGCTCGGCACCGGGCGCCGGTAACGGGTGAGCACACCTGACAGAATCAGTCCGCCGGTCGCCGTCGGTGCATCACTTCTCAGGCAAGAAGGGCAGGCTGTCCGCATGTACCCCGCAGATCTCGCGTACACGACGGAGCACGAATGGGTGCGCGTCATGGAAGAGATCTCCGGGACGGTGCGGATCGGCATCACCGAATACGCGCAGGACGCGCTCGGCGACATCGTCTACGTCACGCTGCCGCCGGTCGGCACCCGCGTCGTGGCCGGACAGCCCTGCGGCGAACTGGAATCGACCAAGAGTGTCAGCGACCTCTTCGCGCCGCTCGACGGCGTCGTGACCACCGTCAACGACGCGCTCGACGGCGCACCGGAGTTGGTCAACTCCGATCCCTACGGCGATGGTTGGATGTTCGAGGTGCGCCTCGACGACCCCGCCGCCCCGGCCGCGCTCTTGGACGCGGCCGCCTACCAGAACAGCCTGGGCTCCTGACGGCCCGGCGAAGCGGTAGGCAGTCCATCACCACGACCCACTCCTCCTGCCCCACGGGCGGGCCAGGTTCTCTCGGGGAGGTTCGCCCGTGAAGTTGTTCGCGAAATTGTTCGGTCGTTCCCGTCGCTCCGGCGACGCGCCGGCTGCCGATGCGGGAAGGTCCGGCAATCCGCCGGCCGCCCCGCCGACGATGCCGCCGGGTTCCCCCTACGGGGCCTCCACCGGCGCGTCGCCCGCTCCCGACTCCGCCCCCCGGATGGGCGAATCCGACGCCACCGCCGGGCATGTCGCTGTTGACCAGGAACACACGGCGCGCATAAGTTTCGGGCAACTCTCGACCGAAGGTCGAGGTTCGACCGGGACGGGTCAGGAGGCCGACGTGATCGTGTGCGGCACCTGTGGGCACCACAACCCGCCCGGCGGCCGGTTCTGCTCCAACTGCGGCGCGCGCCTGGGCGCCGGCGCCGAGCGGGCGTCGGAGCAGACCTCGACCATCTCGATCAGCGGCATCGAGGCGCTGGACGCGGAACCCGCGCCCCGCGAGATCCTGACCCCCGAGGCGCAGGCCGCGGTGGACGCGCTGCCGCCGGGGACCGCGCTCCTCGTGGTGCGGCGGGGCCCCAACTCCGGCAGCCGCTTCCTGCTCGACTCGGACCGCACCACGGCCGGTCGGCACCCGCAGAGCGACATCTTCCTCGACGACGTGACGGTCTCGCGCAAGCACGCCGAGTTCCGCCGCACCGCCGGGGGCTTCGCGGTCGCCGACGTGGGCAGCCTGAACGGCACCTACGTGGGCCGCGAGCGCATCGACGAGGTTCCGCTGACGCCCGGCGACGAGGTCCAGATCGGCAAGTATCGACTGGTCTTCTTCCCGAGCAGGCAGGGGCTGATGGGGTGAGTCCGGCGGCGGCCGGATCGGTCTCCTCGAGCATCGGCGGGGTGTTGACCCTGCTGCGTCCCGAGTTCCCGGACATCAGCATCTCCAAGATCCGGTTCCTCGAGGCGGAAGGGCTCATCGAGCCGCAGCGGAGCCCGTCGGGCTACCGCAAGTTCGGCCCCGCCGACATCGAACGACTGCGCTACGTGCTGCGTGTGCAGCGCGACCGCTACCTGCCCCTGCGGGTGATCAAGGACCAACTCGACGCGATGGATCGCGGGCTCGAACCGGCCGGCCCGACCCCGGCCGAATCCGCGCACCCCGGGGACGGGGACGGCGATCCCGGAGCGGCCGGCCGGGACGGGGGCACGGTGCTCCTCGACCGGCCGGGGCTGATCGCCGCGGCCGGCATCCAGGACGCGGATCTGGCCCGGCTCGAGGAGTTCGGCCTGATCCAGCCGCACCGGCCGCGCCCCGACGGGGCCGGTGCGGACCCGGCCGAGGAGGGCGTTGTCTACGACGGGGACGCGCTCGTGGTGGCCCGCCTGGTGGCCGCGCTCGGCCGCTACGGCGTCGAGCCGCGCCACCTGCGCCAGGCCAAGGCCGCGGCGGACCGCGAGGCCGCCCTGGTCGAGCAGATCGTCGCGCCGCTCCTGCACCGCAGGGGCGCCCGCGCGAAGGCGGGCGCCGAGGAGACCGTCCGCGACCTGCTGGCGCTCACCTCGCGCCTGCACACCGTCCTGGTCACCACCGCGCTCGCGCCCCGCCTGGGCCGCTGATCGGCGCCCCGACGCGGCGTGCCCGCCTCGGCGCCCTACCCCGGCGTACGGTCGGCGCGCCGAACGCCGCCCGTCCCGGCCCCTCGCCGGCCGCCTCGCGGCGCCGCGAAGAAAAAACGACGAATCCCCGACCTATTCGGCCCCCGGGGATCGGTCACCGACAGTCGGGCGCGCTAGTGTGGCGATGTGAACGAGCTAGAGGTTGTGGGCGTCCGGGTGGAGATGCCCTCTAACCAGCCGATCGTGCTCCTACGGGAGACGGGGGGCGATCGTTATCTCCCCATCTGGATCGGCCCGGTAGAGGCGACGGCCATCGCGTTCGCCCAACAGGGCGTGGTACCCGCGCGTCCTCTGACGCACGATCTGTTCAAGGACGTGCTGGAGGCGTTGGGGCAGGAATTGACCCAGATCCGGATCATCGACCTGCGCGAGGGCGTGTTCTACGCCGAGCTGGTCTTCTCCGGCGGCGTGGAGGTCAGCGCGCGCCCGTCGGACGCGATCGCGCTCGCGCTGCGCACCGGGACGTCGATCGTGGGCAGCGACGCGGTCCTGGACGAGGCGGGCATCGTGATCCCCAACGAGCAGGAGGACGAGATCGAGAAGTTCAGGGAGTTCCTGAACGACATCTCGCCCGAGGACTTCGGCACCACGAGCCAGTAGCCGGCCCGCCCCGGCCCCGGCGCATCCTCGGAACCGTCGACCGACCCCTCGCCTCCTCGGCGACCGGGTCCCGGTCGGCGGTTCTTCGCGTCTCGGACCCGATCAGGGTCGATCGATTCCGAGCAGAGGCGATCAGTGGCAAAGTCGGCAGACCTACCCGTGTCCATGGGGTTCAAACCACTCGTGCGAGCAGCGTCACTCGGCGTGCCGAACGGCCCGGTCGTTGACGCGCTGTTGGTGACTGCCTACCGTCGAAATCGACAGTTCCGGGATGACCCCTGCGCGTTGCACCTCGCCGCCTGCGGCCCGGGACTGAAAGAGACTCCTCGCGCCGTACCCGGGCGCGCGGGGACGAAAGGGAGGTCGGCGTGAGCAGCACCGGCGACATCACGGCGGCGGAGCGCGCCCGCACGGCACGTCCTCTGCCGGCGACCGACCCCGGTGCGGGCCTCCGGCGGCCGGACGTCGTCCCACCCGGCACTCCGTCGGAGGACGTGGGCTACCGCGGCCCGACCGCCTGCGCGGCGGCCGGCATCACCTACCGGCAACTCGACTACTGGGCCCGCACCGGCCTGGTCGAGCCCACGGTCCGCTCGGCCCACGGTCCGGGCACGCAGCGGCTGTACGGCTTCCGCGACATCCTGGTGCTGAAGATCGTCAAACGGCTCCTGGACACCGGCGTCTCGCTGCAGAACATCCGGATCGCGGTCGCCCACCTGCGCGGACGCGGCATCGGCGACCTGGCCGGGATGACCCTGATGAGCGATGGGGCGAGCGTGTACGAGTGCACGTCCTACGACGAGGTCATCGACCTGGTCCAGGGCGGCCAGGGCGTCTTCGGCATCGCGGTGGGGGCGGTGTGGCGCGAGGTCGAGGGCTCGCTCGCGCAACTCCAGGGCGAGCACACCGGCACCGGGGAGCCGACGCCACAGGTCCATCCGGGCGACGAGTTGGCCCGCAGACGTCGAGATCGCGCGGTCTGAGCGGCGACACCGCCGACGGGAACCGGTGCGCGGGGCCGGACGTCCACATGGATGTGCCCATTCGTCGCCCCACCCTGCCCCGCTCACGCCGTGCCCAGCGGCGCGGCTATCAGGCCGTGGTCCTGCTCACGGTGGCCGGACTGGCCCCGGTGACGGGGCTGCATCTGTACGCCGGGGACCGGGTGCGCTCGGTGCAGCGGGTGCCCGCGCGCGACGTCACGATGGTGCTCGGCGCGGGTGTGCGGGGGGATCGGCCGTCGGAACTGCTGGCCCGCCGACTCGACGTGGCGCTGCGGCTGTACCGCTCCGGCAAGACCCGGGTGATCCTGGTCAGCGGCGACGGCGGCGGCAACCGCCACGACGAGACCAAGGTGATGCGTCGCTACCTCGTCGAGCGCGGCGTCCCGGACAAACGTGTCGTGAGCGACGACTCGGGATTCTCCACCTGGGAGTCCTGCGCCCGGGCGAAGCGGATCTTCGGCGTCGAGCGGATGATCGTGGTCACGCAGAGCTTCCATCTGCGCCGTGCGCTGGCGTTGTGCAAGGCCGCCGGCATCGATGCCTACGGTGTTCCGGACCGATCCCTGACATGGGGCCACATCGGGCCCACCGTGTACGGAACCGGTCGCGAGGTGCTCGCCGCGATCAAGGCGACCGGAACGATCGTGTTCAAGCCGGACCCCCGCGTGACCGCCCGCCCCAGCGACGCGATCCGGCGCGCCCTGGCGGACTGACCGCCGGCCGCCCGGCCGCCCGAGACGGCGCGCCCGAACGAGCGTTCACCGGGCATGTCGGACCGATGCGTCAGAATTGCGCGGTGTGAGACAGGCGCCGGGCATCCTCCACCTCGACATGGACGCGTTCTACGCGTCGGTCGAGCAGGTCGCCAAGCCCAGCCTGGCCGGCAAGGCGGTGATCGTGGGCGGCATCGGGGCCCGAGGTGTGGTGGCCACCGCCTCCTACGAGGCCAGGGTCTTCGGCGTCCGCTCCGCGATGTCCATCGGCGAGGCCCGTCGGCGCTGCCCCAACGCCGCCTTCCTCAGCCCCCGCTTCGGCCTCTACCGGCAGGTCAGCGACACCGTGATGGAGCTGCTGCACCGGTTGTCCCCACTGGTCGAACCGCTCAGCCTGGACGAGGCGTTCATCGACCTGGACGCGGGCCCGCACGGCGGCGCCCTGGACACCGCCCGGGTCACCGAGATCGCCGTGCGCCTGCGCGCCGACATACACGCCGCCACCGGCCTGACCTGCTCGGTCGGCGCGGCCACCTCGAAGCTGCTGGCCAAGATCGCCTCCGAGGCGGACAAGCCCGACGGGTTGTGCGTGGTGGTGCCCGGCACCGAGCGGGCGATGCTCGATCCGCTTCCGGTGCGCGCGCTGCCCGGGGTCGGACCGGCCACCGGTGACGTGCTGCGCCGGGCCGGCCTGGACACCGTCGCCGAACTGGCCGCGGTGGACGAGAGCGAACTGGTCCGCCTGCTGGGCCAGGCGCACGGACACGGCCTGTACGTACTGGCCGCGGGCCTGGACGCGCGCCCGGTGGTGGCCGACCGCGACGCCAAGTCGGTGTCGGTCGAGGACACCTTCGCCACCGACCTGGTCGACCGCGAGCGGATCACCCGGGAACTGGACCGCCTCTCGATCCGCTGCGTGGAGCGGCTGCGCGCGGCCGGCCGCTCCGGTCGCACCATCGTGTTGAAGCTGCGCCGCTACGACTTCAGCACGCTCACCCGCTCGGAGACGCTGCGCGGCCCCACCGACGACCCGGGCGTGGTGCGCGAGACGATCCGCCGGTTGGCCGCCCAGGTGGACGTCACCGGCGGGGTGCGGCTGCTCGGGGTGGGCGTCAGCGGCCTGGCCGACTTCGCCCAGCAGGACCTGTTCGGCGCCGCCGACGCGCCGGCACAGGAGCCGGCGGAGGACGACGACGCGGAGCCGACGGGGGAGGAGCCCGCCGAGGCCGGCCCCGGGCGGGTCTCCTGGTCCCCCGGGCAGGACGTGGTCCACGAGGACTTCGGCCCCGGCTGGGTCCAGGGCAGCGGCGTCGGGCGCGTCACGGTGCGCTTCGAGGTCCCGGGCGGAAAACCCGGCCGGGTGCGCACCTTCGCCCTCGCCGACCCGGCGCTGCGACCGGGGGAGCCGCTGCCCCTGCCGGGCACGGGCGGCGACCGGGGCGACCGGCCGGCCGGTCCCGGCGACCTCGGTCCGCCGGACCCGCCGACCTGACAACCCCCGCACCTCCGGCCTGGCGTCCCGTCCGTACCCGATGCCACGCTGATACCGTTGAAGCCGCCCATTACGTTCGCGCGGGAGAGTCCTCGTGTCGTCCGCACGAGGCGCCGAAGGAGCAACTCCTCCCCGGAATCTCTCAGGCACCCGTACCGCGTGGTCGTGGGCACTCTGGAAAGCAGGATCCGCACGTGGCTCGCCGAGTCGGGTCGGATCCTCGCCGACGGTGCAAATCGCGTTCGTGGGACCGGCCCCGCCGGTGTTCCGGGCGGGGTGAAGCTCTCAGGTACCGATGACAGAGGGGGAGGCCGGTGGGCGCGCGACCCGCGTGTCCGTCCAGGAGCGATCCAGGAGGCCTTTCGCGATGACACCGCGCACCCCTGCCCCGACGCGTGCTCACGCCGTACTCCCCTCCGGCCCCGGCTCGTTGACCGGCCTGGAGGCCGCGTCGCCGTTCACCGGCCGGCACATCGGTCCGGACACCGACGAACAGGCGAAGATGCTCGCCGCCATCGGCTACGGGTCCCTGGACGAGCTGACCGACGCGGCGGTGCCGGCCGCGATCCGCGCGCTCGCGGGCTTCGAGTTGCCGGCCGCGCGCACCGAGGCCGAGGTGCTGGCCGAACTGCGCGAGCTGGCCTCCCGCAACACCGTGCTGACCTCGATGATCGGGCTCGGCTACCACGGCACCTTCACCCCGCCGGTGATCACCCGCAACGTGCTGGAGAACCCGGCCTGGTACACCGCCTACACGCCCTACCAGCCGGAGATCTCCCAGGGCCGGCTGGAGGCGCTGCTCAACTTCCAGACCGTGGTCACCGACCTGACCGGCCTGGACGTGGCCGGCGCCTCGCTGCTGGACGAGTCCACCGCCGCCGCCGAGGCGATGACGCTGGCCCGCCGGGCCGGGCGGGCCAAGAGCGACGTGTTCGTCGTGGACACGGCCACGCTGCCGCAGACCGTCGCCGTGGTGCGCACGCGCGCGCGGGCGCTGGGCATCGAGGTCGTGGTCGCCGACACCGCCGACGGACTGCCCGAAGGCGGCTGCTTCGGGGTACTGCTCCAATACCCGGGCACCGACGGTCTGGTCCGCGACCTGACCCCGGTGATCGAGGCCGCGCACGCGCAGGGCGCCCTGGTGGCGGTCGCCGCCGACCTGCTCGCGCTCACCGTGCTGCGCGCGCCCGGCGCGATGGGCGCCGACATCGCGGTCGGCACCACCCAGCGGTTCGGGGTGCCGATGGCCTTCGGCGGCCCGCACGCGGGCTACCTGGCGGTCCGCGAGAAGCTCACCCGCAGCATGCCGGGCCGTCTGGTGGGGGTGTCGGTGGACGCCGACGGCGCGCCCGCGTACCGGCTCGCGCTGCAGACGCGCGAGCAGCACATCCGCCGGGAGAAGGCGACCAGCAACATCTGCACCGCACAGGTGCTGCTCGCGGTGATGGCCGGGATGTACGCCGTCTACCACGGGCCGGACGGGCTCGCCTCGATCGCGCGCCGCACGCACCGCTACGCGGCCGTGCTGGCGGGCGGGCTGCGGGCCGGCGGCGTCGAGGTGGTGCACGGCGACTTCTTCGACACGGTCACCGCCCGGGTGCCGGGCCGGGCCGAGCAGGTGCTCGCGGCGGCCCGCGCGGCCGGCGTCAACCTGCGGCCGGTGGACGCGGACCACGTGGCGATCACGTGTGACGAGACCACGCTGCGGGCGCACGTCGAGGCGGTCTGGGGCGCGTTCGGGGTGAGCGGCGACGTGGCCGCGCTCGACGCGGAGACCGCCGACACGCTGCCCTCGGGGCTGCTGCGCGACACCGAGTTCCTGACCCACCCGGTCTTCCACACGCACCGCTCCGAGACCGACATGCTGCGCTACCTGCGTCGGCTCGCGGACAAGGACTACGCGCTCGACCGGGGCATGATCCCGCTCGGCTCGTGCACGATGAAGCTCAACGCCACGGTCGAGATGGAGCCGATCACCTGGCCGGAGTTCGCGAACATGCACCCCTTCGCGCCGGTCGACCAGGCGGCGGGCTACCTGGAGTTGATCGACGGGCTGGCCGACTCGCTGGCCCGGATCACCGGCTACGCCAAGGTCTCGCTCCAGCCCAACGCCGGCTCCCAGGGCGAACTCGCCGGGCTGCTCGCGGTCCGCGCGTACCACCACGCCAACGGCGACACCGCGCGCGACGTGTGCCTGATCCCCTCCTCCGCGCACGGCACCAACGCGGCCAGCGCGGTGATGGCGGGGATGCGCGTGGTGGTGGTCAAGACCGGTGCGAACGGCGACGTGGACCTGGCCGACCTGCACGCGAAGATCGAGCAGTACCGGGACACCCTCGCGGTGCTGATGGTGACCTACCCGTCCACGCACGGCGTGTTCGAGGAGGGCATCGAGCAGGTGTGCGCGGCGATCCACGAGGCCGGCGGCCAGGTGTACGTGGACGGCGCGAACCTGAACGCGCTGGTCGGACTGGCCCAGCCCGGCGGCGCCATCGGCGCCGACGTGTCGCACCTGAACCTGCACAAGACCTTCTGCATCCCGCACGGCGGCGGCGGCCCGGGCGTCGGCCCGGTCGCGGTGCGCGCGCACCTGGCGCCGTACCTGCCCAACCACCCGCTCCAGCCCACCGCGGGCCCGGAGACGGGCGTGGGACCGATCTCGGCGGCCCCGTGGGGCTCCGCGGCGATCCTGCCGATCCCGTGGACCTACCTGCGCCTGATGGGCCCGGAGGGGCTCAAGGAGGCCACCCAGGTGGCCGTGCTCGGCGCCAACTACATCGCCAAGCGGCTCACGCCGCACTTCCCGGTGCTCTACACCGGCCCGAACGACCTGGTCGCCCACGAGTGCATCATCGACCTGCGCGGGATCACCAAGGCCACCGGCGTCAGCGTGGACGACGTGGCCAAGCGGCTGATCGACTACGGGTTCCACGCGCCGACGATGTCCTTCCCGGTGCCCGGCACACTGATGATCGAGCCGACCGAGAGCGAGAACCTGCACGAGATCGACCGGTTCTGCGACGCGATGATCGCGATCAAGGGCGAGATCGACCGGGTCGCCTCGGGCGAGCTGCCGGCCGACGACAACCCGCTGGCGAACGCTCCGCACACCGCCGCATTGCTGGCCGGCGAGTGGGCGCACGCCTACACGCGCGAGGAGGCGGTCTTCCCCGCCGGGGTGGTGCCGGCCGAGAAGTACTGGCCGCCGGTGCGCCGGATCGACGGCGCCCAGGGCGACCGCAACCTGGTCTGCTCGTGCCCGCCGGTCGAGGCGTACGGCGCCAACTGAGCCGCAGGCCCGCGCGGCCCGTCCCCGAGCACCGCTCAGGGGCGGGCCGCGCCGTGTGTCAGCAGGCGCGCCACCGACGCGGCGAAGCCGGGCTTCGTGGCCAGGTCGCTGCCCAGGACGCCGAACATCAGCGCGCCGCTGAGCGATTCGAACAACAGATCCGCGTCCAGGTCCGGCCGGGCCTGGCCACGCGCGATCGCGTCCGCGACGAAGGCCCGGAAGATCGCCCGGACCGGATCCATCCGGGCCACGAGCAGATCCTTCAGCTCGGGCTGGTCGCGGTACTCGGCGAGCAGCCCGGGCACCGCCGCCGCGGTCTCCGGGCGCCGGAAGGAGTCGAGCGCGGCCTCGGCGAAGCGCGACACGCCGGTGGCGAAGTCCTCGTGCGGCAGCGGCCGGAAGCTCATCTCGCGGGCCGGGTACACCGCCTCGTGCACCAGGTGCGCCTTCGAGGGCCAGCGGCGGTACACGGTGGGCCTGGTCACCCCCGCACGGCGGGCGACCGCGTCGATGCTGACCCGGTTGTACCCCTGCTCCGCGACCAGTTCGCGGGCCGCGGCCAGGATCGACTCGTCGGTGCGCGGGTCACGCGGGCGGCCGGGCCGAGGGGTGTCGCCAGTGTCGCCAATGCCCATGGGGACAAAACTCCGAGTCGTCGCGCGTAGCCGGTGCCGCTCGGACTGTATCGGGACCCCGGGCCGCCGCTGCGATTCGCCGCCGGACCGGGTTCCGGGCAGACGAGAGCCGGAGGTCGTTCCGAGGGACCTCCGGCTCGTCAGGGCCGTGCGAACGGTTCAGGCCGCCGAAACCAACCCCACCCGGGGTCGGTGCGGGGCGATGGTGCGTCCGTCCGGCAGCAGTTCGCCCGTGTCCTCGAACAGGACGACGCCGTTGCACAGCAGGCTCCATCCCTGTTCGAAATGAGCGGCCACAACGGCGGCGGCCTCACGATCGGGGCTGTCCGCCGGGGGGCAATGCGGTCGGTGCTGGCACATCCTCGTACCTTCTCTGTCTGCGCGGAGCGCGCCGGGCCCCATTGCCCGGCAGATCACAGTCTCCGCCTTGAAACCGCCTCGCGCAGGACTTATCGCGGTTCTCACCCGACTGCGCCCAAGATGTGACCACACGTGTGAACGGCGGGGTGTGATCAGCTGTCCGCAGCCCCCACGGCGGCCGGCCGGCGGGTACGCGCGGCCAGGACCTCGGCCAGTTCGGCCGCGGTGTATCCGCGCAGCGCCTGCACCCCGCACGGCGCCGGGGCGAGCGGGATGAGCAGGTCGACACCGCCCGCCTCGTCCGCCAGCCACAGCGCGACCATGTACATCCCGGGGACGTTCAGCAGGCGCGCCTCGTCGCGGCGCAGCATGGTCTGCGGCAGTGCGCGGGCCGCTGCGGCGGCGGGCGCGGTGGCGACGGTGAACGGGCCCTCGACGAATCGGCCGACGCCGTGGCCGGTCGGACCGGTGCGGACCTCGATGCCGCCGACGACCGTGTCCCCGGACCACAGGAGCCAGCGCCAACCCACCTGCCGAGCGCTGCGGACACCGCGCTCGGAGACCAGGTCCAGCAGGTCGATCTCGAAGACGCGGTGCGGGAATCCGGCCGTGAGCGCGGCTTGCTCGGTGCGGCAGTCGGCGGGAAGCGATTCACGGGAATCGAGCACGGCTCGCGCCGCTCGTCGGGCCGATTCGGGAGCCTCGGGCACACGCAGGACCATGAGACCGCCTCATTTCGATGCAGAGTCCAAGAAACCCGGAAAATCCGGGGAGGGGAAAGCGGCGCTGTGCTGTGGGGAACCGGGTATCCGACCGGGGGACGACCCGGCGGCGTTCAGAGGGACCCGGCAGGGCCGGTCAGCGCATTGTACCGAAACGGCTGCGAAAAGTAACGGTGTATTGCGAACTGACACCCGTTTGAAGACCTTTTGGAACAGTCTCGATCAGGGGAAAAGCGAGGACATCACGTCGTCGAGGGTGACCAGGCCCAGTGGCGCGGAGTCCGGCGCCAGCACCAGGGCCAGGTGGGTGCGGGAGCCGCGCATGCGGGCCAACAGGCCGGTCAGCGCGGTGTCCGGGGTGACGGTGACAAGCGGATAGACCGGTACCGAAGCATCCGTTTCGGGCGCCAGCACGTCGAGGACGTGGACGTAGCCCTCGGGGCGCCCGGCCGGGTCCAGAACGGGGAAGCGGGACAGACCGGTGCGCACCGCGACCTCTTCGAGGGCGGCCGCCGACACCGGCGCGGGCAGCGCCACCACGTCGGACCACGGGTGCAGCACCTCGCCGGCCGTGCCGGAGTGCAGCGCGAGCGCGCCGGCGAGCCGGTCGTGTTCGTCCACGTCCAGCAGGTCGTGCTCGCGCGACTCGGCGAGCAGCGCCGGAAGTTCCTCGGCGGTGTACACGCTGCGCACCTCGTCCACCTGCCGCACCCCGAAGACGCGCAGGCAGAGGTTGGCGATGTGGTTGAACAACCACAGGATCGGCGCGGTCACCCGGGCGAACACCAACAGCGGCGGGGTCAGCCACATCGCGCACTCCTCGGGCCCGGCCAGCGCGATGTTCTTGGGCACCATCTCGCCGAGCACCATGTGGCAGAACACCACCACGGCCAGGCCCACCACGAAGGCGATCGGATGCACCGCGCCGGCGGGCAGGCCCAGCGCCTCGATCGGGGTGCCGAGCAGGTGTGCGAGCGCGGGCTCGGCCACCGCGCCCAGGCCGAGCGAGGCCACCGTGATGCCGAGTTGGGCGGCGGCGAGCATGGTGGACAGCCGGCCCATCGCGGTGAGCACCATCGTCGCCCGGCGCGAGCCGGCCTCGGCCCGGGGCGCGATC includes these proteins:
- a CDS encoding hemolysin family protein; amino-acid sequence: MGDLLLSLVLLAANAFFVGAEFSVISARRTRIAPRAEAGSRRATMVLTAMGRLSTMLAAAQLGITVASLGLGAVAEPALAHLLGTPIEALGLPAGAVHPIAFVVGLAVVVFCHMVLGEMVPKNIALAGPEECAMWLTPPLLVFARVTAPILWLFNHIANLCLRVFGVRQVDEVRSVYTAEELPALLAESREHDLLDVDEHDRLAGALALHSGTAGEVLHPWSDVVALPAPVSAAALEEVAVRTGLSRFPVLDPAGRPEGYVHVLDVLAPETDASVPVYPLVTVTPDTALTGLLARMRGSRTHLALVLAPDSAPLGLVTLDDVMSSLFP